TTTGCTAGCGCGCGGCGTCGAGTAGTTCGTCGAGCGATTCGCGCAGCAGACCCGGCAGCACCTCGACGTCGCTCATCGCGTCGCGGTCGGCGTGGATGCCGTAGTAGAGCATGCCGTTGTACGACGTGATCCCGATCGCCAAAACCTGGTTGTGCAACAGCGGTGGCACCGAATAGGTCTCGAGCAGCTTTGCGCCCGCGACGTACATCTGCTTCTGCGCGCCAGGCACATTCGTGATCAACAGGTTGAACTGCCGCGCCGAGAAGCCGGTGGCAACGCGAATCCCCATGGCGTGCAACGTCGGTGGCGCGAAGCCCGACAGCGTGACGATCGTTCTGGCGTCGACCAGGCTGGCGGCGGTGGGATGCGCCTCGGTGGCGTGCGCGATCTGCGACAGCCGCACCACCGCGTTGCCCTCGCCGACCGGCAGATCCACCAGAAACGGTGACACCTCGCTGATCGCCTGCCCCGGCCCGGTCGTATCGAGGTCGGCGTCGGGATAGACCGACATCGGCGCCATCGCGCGCATCGTCGTCGTCGCGGTCACCGGCTCGCCGCGCGACATCAGCCAGTTCCGCAGCGCCCCCGCCACCACCGCAAGCACGACATCGTTGACGTCGCAGTCGTAGCGAGCACGCACCAACCGGTAATCCTCGAGGCTTCCGGAGGCGACGGTGAACCGACGGTTACGCGACACCCTGGTGTTCAGTGGACTGCTGGGCGCCGTGCCGCGGGCGAAGGTCCGCGCCACGTCGACGAACCTCCGGCCGACATCGGCCAACTGGCCGGAGTTGGTGACGACGCCGGTGACCGCCGAACGGACCTCGCCGAGTTGTTCGGCCGGGCGCGTCATCCACTCACCGATCGCGCCGAGCAGCAGGCTGCGGTCGCTGGGCTCGCGTGCTGGGATCCAGATGTCCTCGCCGAATTCCGGACGCTTCTGGGTGCGGTCGGCGATGACGTGCCCGATCTCCAGCGCCGTCATGCCGTTCACCAGTGCCTGATGCGACTTGGTGTAGATCGCGAGCCGGTTCTTGCCAAGCCCTTCGATCAGATACATTTCCCACAGCGGTCGCGACTTGTCCAACGACCGAGAGCCCAGCCGCGCGATCAGTTCATGCAGCTGCCCTTCGCTGCCGGGAGACGGCAGCGCCGAACGCCGGATGTGGTAAGTGATGTCGAAGTCGGGGTCGTCGACCCACACGGGGCGGGCCAGCCCGAGCGTCACCTCGCGCACCTTCTGGCGATAGCGCGGAATCTGTGGGAGGCGCTGTTCCACAGTCTCCAACAGGGTTTCATAACTCAGGCCGTTGCGCGGTTTCCGAAGAATCGACAGCGAACCCACGTACATCGGCGTCGACGAGTTCTCCAAATGGAAGAACGCCGCGTCCGACGCCGACAACCTGGTCACCATTGCCTGCACTGCCCCCTTGCCGACTAAGCGTTCCGCGCCGCTGGTGTTACGACCTCGCAACGGTAGCGACCAAACCTGTCACCGCGCATCACGGGTGCATCTGCACCCCTTCGAACCGTGCGATCATGAACAGGTCTGCAACTCTCCGGCAGGCGCCGTTCATACCACGTCGATCGCCGGAGCGTCCGAATGACAACTTATTCCAATCCCGCAGCACGCCCGACTTCATTGGTCTCCCCCGTCGTCGATTACGAGCCTGCACCCGTCGGCATGTCGGCGTGCCGTGCAGCGCCGGCGCTGCGCCGCCGCGCGCCGCGTCCGCACCGGCCGGGCTCCAATACCGTCGTCCGCGAAGCGGATCCACCGCATGCGGCAGTGGCTTTCGCCGACGCGGCGGTGCGCCGGGTCCTGGAGGTGATCGACAGGCGCAGGCCCGTCGCGCAGTTGCGGCCGCTGCTGGCGCCGGGACTCATCGACACGGTCATCGGGCTGAGCCGGTCCCCACAGCGCGCGGTCGGCCGGTCGAAGGATGGCCGCACCGTTGCGCGGGTGCGCCGGTTGCGCGTGCGAATGGTCGACGGTTCCGACGGCGCACAGGCCGAGGTGTTCGGGACCTACACCAGTGGGTCACGGGTGCGGGCGTTCGCCGCACGCATCGAACACGACGCGGCCCGCTGGCGCATTGTCGCTCTGCAGATCGGTTGAGTCGCCGGCGATACGCTGAACCGTGTGGAGGGAAACACGATCAGCGTGGAACGGGTCATCGACGCGCCCGCCGAGCAGATCTTCGCGCTGCTCGCCGACGCCGGAAAGCACCCCAGCTTCGACGGCTCCGGCACGGTGGACCATGCGGCCCAGCCGTCGCTGCCGCTGGAACTCGGATCCAAGTTCGGCATGTCGATGCGGGGTCGCCCGGAATCCCTGTTCCTGCCGTACCGCACCACCAACACCGTCATCGAATTCGAACCCAATCGTCGCATCGCCTGGAAAACGACGATGGGCCCGCTGGGACTGATCGGCGGCCGGATCTGGCGCTACGAACTCGAGCCCGTCGCCGACGCGCCGGACCGCACGCTGGTCCGTGAGACGTGGGACGTCTCGAGCGATCATCAACGGCTGATGCTGAAGGTGGGCTCGATGCCCAAACAGGCCGAGGACGGGATGCGCGCGACGCTCGAGCGCATCGCCGCGAGGCTGGCCCCCTAGCCGCGGCGTTTGGTTTCGCGGGCCTGCTGGCGCGCGGCCTGCCGCCGCTCCTTGCGGGACCCACCCTGCGCAGGCCGGCCACCACCAGCGCCGCCGCCGGTGCGTTTGACCTCGGCCGAACCGTCCTCCGAAGGACCGCTGTAGATCATCGGCGGCGGCTCGTTGTCGATTCCCTTGGCGCGCAGACCAGCCGGGGCCGGACGCTCCTTGGTGGCGACCGAGCTCTCCTGCGCCTTGGCGGCGGCGCCCTCGGCGAACTCCGCGAGCCCCTGCGGCGCGGCGACGGGTGCGACGGCCGGTGCCGGGGCCGCTTCCACCGCCACGTTGAACAGGAAGCCGACCGACTCCTCCTTGACGCCCTCGAGCATGGCGATGAACATGTCGTAGCCCTCGCGCTGGTACTCCACCAGCGGGTCACGCTGCGCCATCGCACGCAGCCCGATGCCCTCCTTGA
The nucleotide sequence above comes from Mycolicibacterium moriokaense. Encoded proteins:
- a CDS encoding WS/DGAT/MGAT family O-acyltransferase, which gives rise to MVTRLSASDAAFFHLENSSTPMYVGSLSILRKPRNGLSYETLLETVEQRLPQIPRYRQKVREVTLGLARPVWVDDPDFDITYHIRRSALPSPGSEGQLHELIARLGSRSLDKSRPLWEMYLIEGLGKNRLAIYTKSHQALVNGMTALEIGHVIADRTQKRPEFGEDIWIPAREPSDRSLLLGAIGEWMTRPAEQLGEVRSAVTGVVTNSGQLADVGRRFVDVARTFARGTAPSSPLNTRVSRNRRFTVASGSLEDYRLVRARYDCDVNDVVLAVVAGALRNWLMSRGEPVTATTTMRAMAPMSVYPDADLDTTGPGQAISEVSPFLVDLPVGEGNAVVRLSQIAHATEAHPTAASLVDARTIVTLSGFAPPTLHAMGIRVATGFSARQFNLLITNVPGAQKQMYVAGAKLLETYSVPPLLHNQVLAIGITSYNGMLYYGIHADRDAMSDVEVLPGLLRESLDELLDAAR
- a CDS encoding Rv3235 family protein, with amino-acid sequence MTTYSNPAARPTSLVSPVVDYEPAPVGMSACRAAPALRRRAPRPHRPGSNTVVREADPPHAAVAFADAAVRRVLEVIDRRRPVAQLRPLLAPGLIDTVIGLSRSPQRAVGRSKDGRTVARVRRLRVRMVDGSDGAQAEVFGTYTSGSRVRAFAARIEHDAARWRIVALQIG
- a CDS encoding SRPBCC family protein; translated protein: MEGNTISVERVIDAPAEQIFALLADAGKHPSFDGSGTVDHAAQPSLPLELGSKFGMSMRGRPESLFLPYRTTNTVIEFEPNRRIAWKTTMGPLGLIGGRIWRYELEPVADAPDRTLVRETWDVSSDHQRLMLKVGSMPKQAEDGMRATLERIAARLAP